In Zunongwangia profunda SM-A87, the following proteins share a genomic window:
- a CDS encoding acyl-CoA thioesterase — protein sequence MYTKEFEIRWSDIDANRHLANTAYINFMSHTRMGFLMENGFGQKDLAKHNLGPVVFYEHVYYFKEVFAGEPVKVSLQLKGLSEDGMYFEFVHNFYDSKGRNFASCEMMGGWIDLKERKLTGLPPEMVENLDSLTHTDDFKVLTKEDTRKHGRKPQDIDPELLT from the coding sequence ATGTATACCAAAGAATTTGAAATACGCTGGAGTGATATCGATGCTAACCGACATTTAGCCAATACGGCTTATATCAATTTTATGAGCCACACCCGAATGGGATTTTTAATGGAGAATGGCTTTGGACAGAAAGATCTGGCAAAGCATAATCTTGGTCCGGTAGTGTTTTATGAACACGTGTATTATTTTAAAGAAGTTTTTGCGGGAGAGCCGGTAAAAGTGAGCCTTCAGTTAAAAGGACTTTCTGAAGATGGTATGTATTTTGAATTTGTGCATAATTTTTATGATAGCAAAGGAAGAAATTTTGCCAGTTGTGAGATGATGGGTGGTTGGATAGACTTAAAGGAAAGAAAACTAACTGGCTTACCTCCAGAGATGGTTGAGAATCTGGATAGTCTAACGCATACCGATGATTTTAAAGTACTTACTAAAGAAGACACCAGAAAGCATGGTAGAAAACCACAGGATATCGATCCCGAGTTGCTAACATAA
- a CDS encoding DMT family transporter has translation MDKRLLAIFAATGASAIYGLNHTIAKGVMPSHIEAFGFIMLRVLGAAILFWILSPFAPKEKVEKKDWPRMLCCAIFGMCINMLFFFKGLSLSTPINSSVIITVSPVMVLILASIILKEKITLLKGVGIAFGLSGALALVVFSTDSVTNAPNIPLGNLMFIVNAFSYGLYLVIVKPLTKKYHAITLMKWLFLMGVFLNLPVTYSEFVAVDWFHLPFDAIWRMAFVVAGTTFSTYLLNIYALKQLSASTISVFIYLQPLIAIIYAILVGADQLTTIKVAAGLLVFVGVYLVSFKKTKTRA, from the coding sequence ATGGATAAACGCTTACTGGCCATTTTTGCCGCTACCGGAGCCAGTGCAATTTATGGCTTAAATCATACGATTGCCAAGGGCGTAATGCCTTCGCATATCGAAGCTTTTGGATTCATTATGCTACGCGTTTTAGGCGCAGCTATTTTATTCTGGATATTAAGTCCGTTTGCTCCCAAAGAAAAAGTCGAAAAAAAAGACTGGCCAAGAATGCTTTGCTGTGCCATTTTTGGTATGTGCATTAATATGCTATTCTTTTTTAAGGGTTTAAGCCTTTCTACCCCGATCAACAGCTCGGTAATCATTACCGTTTCGCCGGTTATGGTTCTTATTCTGGCATCGATCATCTTAAAAGAAAAAATCACCCTTTTAAAAGGAGTGGGGATTGCTTTTGGGTTATCGGGAGCTTTAGCTCTGGTTGTTTTTAGTACCGATAGTGTGACCAATGCGCCAAATATTCCGCTGGGCAATTTGATGTTTATAGTTAATGCTTTTTCATACGGATTATACCTGGTAATCGTAAAGCCACTTACCAAAAAATACCACGCCATCACTCTTATGAAATGGCTTTTCTTGATGGGCGTTTTTCTTAATTTGCCGGTTACCTATTCTGAATTTGTTGCGGTAGACTGGTTTCATTTACCTTTCGATGCGATTTGGCGAATGGCTTTTGTCGTTGCCGGCACCACATTTTCTACCTACCTACTAAACATTTATGCACTAAAGCAATTATCGGCTTCAACAATAAGTGTGTTTATTTATTTGCAACCTTTAATCGCAATTATTTATGCCATTTTAGTAGGTGCTGATCAATTAACAACAATAAAAGTTGCTGCCGGACTACTGGTTTTTGTTGGGGTTTATCTGGTAAGTTTTAAAAAAACAAAAACCCGGGCATAG
- a CDS encoding arsenate reductase family protein, whose translation MKKIYYLSTCDTCKRILNDIEAPADFELQDIKTDEITKKQIEEMQALVGSYESLFSKRARLYKERDLKNKDLSEEDYKALILEHYTFLKRPVIINGKEIFIGNAKKNVAAAKESIHG comes from the coding sequence ATGAAAAAGATCTATTACCTTTCTACCTGTGATACCTGTAAACGAATCCTTAACGATATCGAAGCTCCGGCTGATTTTGAACTTCAGGATATCAAAACCGATGAAATAACTAAAAAGCAAATTGAAGAAATGCAGGCGCTTGTAGGAAGTTATGAATCACTTTTTAGCAAAAGAGCAAGACTTTACAAAGAACGTGATCTTAAAAACAAGGATCTTAGCGAAGAAGATTACAAAGCCTTAATCTTAGAACATTATACTTTTTTAAAACGTCCCGTAATCATTAACGGTAAAGAGATTTTTATTGGCAATGCTAAAAAAAACGTAGCTGCTGCTAAAGAATCTATCCATGGATAA
- a CDS encoding DUF3298 and DUF4163 domain-containing protein: MKKFLLVLLASLMLYACEEEKKENLIFTNYNIEKAYKKCNPEKGNCTFINLNFPVAKGKETVAKKINDSIEHHIIEIVSGFNPDNNPETMEEMVDGFIANYGSYREDFPETDIPWEATVFAEITSETPKLLSIDFNSYTFTGGAHGYGSNTYMNFNPETGAVYTHKDLFTPAFKDFVEKDFRNKENIPEGENINSTGMFFENDEFHLPANIGFRNDKLILTYNPYEIAAYVEGQKTYEYNLNEVSNYLKIDFSEKE, from the coding sequence TTGAAAAAATTTCTTTTAGTGCTGCTTGCCAGCCTGATGCTGTATGCCTGTGAAGAAGAGAAAAAAGAAAACCTTATTTTCACCAATTATAATATAGAAAAGGCTTACAAAAAATGTAATCCAGAAAAAGGGAACTGTACTTTCATCAATCTGAATTTCCCTGTTGCCAAAGGAAAGGAGACGGTTGCCAAAAAGATCAATGATTCTATAGAACATCATATTATAGAGATCGTTTCAGGTTTTAACCCGGATAATAACCCAGAGACCATGGAAGAAATGGTTGATGGTTTTATTGCAAACTATGGTTCTTACCGTGAAGATTTTCCCGAAACCGATATCCCGTGGGAAGCGACTGTTTTTGCTGAAATAACCTCGGAAACTCCAAAATTACTGAGTATCGATTTCAATTCTTACACCTTTACCGGTGGTGCCCATGGCTACGGAAGCAATACCTATATGAATTTTAATCCTGAAACCGGGGCAGTCTATACTCATAAGGATCTTTTTACGCCAGCCTTTAAAGATTTTGTAGAAAAAGACTTTAGAAATAAAGAAAACATTCCTGAAGGAGAGAATATCAACAGTACGGGAATGTTCTTTGAAAATGATGAATTTCACCTTCCTGCAAATATTGGTTTTAGGAACGATAAACTTATCCTCACTTACAATCCATACGAGATCGCTGCTTATGTTGAAGGCCAGAAAACCTATGAGTATAATTTGAATGAAGTCTCTAACTATTTAAAAATAGATTTTTCAGAAAAGGAATAG
- a CDS encoding cystathionine gamma-synthase, giving the protein MKFNTKTIHGGQKNVDPAYNAVMPPIYQTSTYAQSTPGGHKGFEYSRSGNPTRAALERSLASIENGDYGMAFGSGLAAIDAVIKLFKPGDEIVSTNDLYGGSYRLFTSIFENLGIKFHFIGMQEAENIESYINENTKLIWVETPTNPMMNIIDIEATAKIAKKHHILLAVDNTFATPYLQQPLDLGADIVMHSATKYLGGHSDVVMGGLVVKDKALADKLYFIQNASGGVCGPQDSFLVLRGIKTLHLRMQRHCENGEKIARFLKEHPGVAQVNWPGFEDHPNHEIAKKQMKGFGGMISFSTTQGTAESAVKILENLKVFTLAESLGGVESLAGHPASMTHASIPKEEREKTGVVDSLIRLSVGIEDGDDLVEDLKQALG; this is encoded by the coding sequence ATGAAATTTAATACCAAAACGATACACGGTGGCCAGAAAAATGTAGATCCTGCCTATAATGCAGTGATGCCACCCATCTATCAAACCAGTACATACGCGCAAAGCACCCCCGGAGGACATAAAGGCTTTGAATATTCCAGAAGTGGTAATCCAACCCGTGCCGCTTTAGAGCGTTCTCTGGCCAGTATCGAAAATGGTGATTATGGGATGGCTTTTGGTTCTGGACTTGCAGCAATCGATGCGGTGATAAAATTATTTAAACCGGGAGACGAGATAGTAAGTACTAATGATCTTTATGGCGGTTCTTATCGTTTGTTTACTTCGATATTTGAAAATCTGGGCATTAAATTTCATTTTATAGGTATGCAGGAAGCCGAGAATATCGAATCATATATCAATGAAAATACAAAGCTCATTTGGGTAGAAACACCAACTAACCCAATGATGAATATTATCGATATCGAAGCTACTGCTAAAATTGCGAAAAAACATCATATTTTATTAGCGGTAGACAATACTTTTGCAACACCTTATTTACAACAGCCCTTGGATTTGGGAGCCGATATTGTGATGCATAGTGCGACTAAATATTTGGGCGGCCATAGTGATGTAGTAATGGGTGGGCTTGTTGTAAAAGATAAAGCGCTTGCCGATAAATTGTATTTTATACAAAATGCTAGCGGCGGTGTTTGCGGTCCGCAGGATAGCTTTTTGGTACTACGCGGAATTAAAACTTTACATTTAAGAATGCAACGCCACTGCGAAAATGGAGAGAAAATAGCTCGGTTTTTAAAGGAGCATCCGGGAGTTGCACAGGTAAACTGGCCAGGTTTTGAAGATCATCCCAATCATGAAATTGCTAAAAAGCAAATGAAAGGTTTTGGCGGGATGATTTCTTTTTCGACTACGCAGGGAACCGCTGAAAGTGCCGTTAAAATACTTGAAAATCTGAAGGTGTTTACCTTGGCCGAATCTTTAGGTGGGGTGGAATCTTTAGCAGGGCATCCTGCGAGTATGACACATGCCTCCATCCCAAAAGAAGAGCGGGAAAAAACGGGAGTAGTGGATAGTTTAATCCGTTTAAGTGTGGGAATTGAAGATGGAGATGATTTAGTAGAAGATTTAAAACAGGCGTTGGGGTAA
- the parS gene encoding type II RES/Xre toxin-antitoxin system antitoxin — protein MPVKKKSDNKSFDTKRSVKRARAVRKIKNQSWTIETSDRSYVWSSRMERVSIIRKGLPYESIEFISNKSNLPIKHILHLLQMPQTTYNKKKKDKDLLSGRDSELVLVLTEVLEFGLEVFNSEKEKFQRWLQKTNISLGGAAPISLFDSLTGIQEVRNRLNRLEYGNLA, from the coding sequence ATGCCGGTTAAAAAAAAGTCTGATAATAAATCTTTTGATACAAAAAGAAGCGTAAAAAGGGCCAGAGCGGTTAGAAAAATAAAGAACCAAAGTTGGACTATAGAGACTTCTGATAGATCATACGTTTGGAGTAGCAGGATGGAGAGGGTTTCCATTATCAGAAAAGGGCTACCCTACGAATCCATAGAATTTATCAGTAATAAATCGAATTTACCCATCAAGCATATCCTTCATTTATTGCAAATGCCACAAACAACCTACAATAAAAAAAAGAAAGACAAAGACTTGTTGAGCGGTAGGGACAGTGAATTAGTTTTAGTATTAACCGAAGTATTAGAATTTGGATTAGAGGTATTCAATTCAGAAAAAGAAAAATTTCAGCGTTGGCTACAAAAAACTAATATTTCGTTAGGTGGAGCTGCACCAATCAGTCTATTTGATTCGTTAACCGGCATTCAGGAAGTTAGGAATCGCTTAAATAGACTTGAATATGGAAATCTAGCCTAA
- a CDS encoding cysteine desulfurase-like protein — translation MDIEFVRKQFPALDKDFIFMDNAGGSQILGKVIQRINGYLIHHNVQLGASYKVSKEAGEKLAWATKQIAKFINANRTEEVIIGPSSSMLFRILSLSISRKWQEGDEVIVTNTDHEANISPWTDLKEKGIKIKIWKANPETMELELSELKKLLSKKTKLVAVTHCSNILGTINPIKEITQMVHQNGSLVCVDGVAYAPHRQIDVQDLDIDFYTFSWYKTYGPHLALMYGKYDLLLEMDGINHYFFKKDDIPYKFQPGNFNFELTYSLLGITEYFHEFYKQHFPEDKDSAVLMLKKSYEVIATHEQKLTKRLLDFLNEHQKVKIIGTPEADALKRVPTISFIHEDLKSNEIVEQIDDYRIGIRFGDFYAKKLVEDFDLTKNNGVVRISLVHYNTEEEVKRLIWALGKVI, via the coding sequence ATGGATATAGAATTTGTTAGAAAACAGTTCCCTGCCCTCGATAAAGACTTCATCTTTATGGACAATGCGGGTGGTTCACAGATATTGGGAAAAGTTATTCAGCGAATTAACGGCTATTTAATTCATCATAACGTACAACTGGGAGCATCTTATAAAGTTAGTAAGGAAGCCGGCGAAAAACTGGCCTGGGCAACCAAACAAATAGCAAAATTTATAAATGCTAACCGAACCGAAGAGGTGATTATTGGGCCATCTTCGAGTATGCTTTTTAGAATCTTAAGCTTATCTATTAGCCGGAAATGGCAGGAAGGAGACGAAGTTATTGTCACCAATACCGATCATGAAGCCAACATTTCTCCCTGGACCGATTTAAAGGAGAAAGGAATAAAAATAAAGATTTGGAAAGCCAATCCGGAAACGATGGAACTTGAACTTTCGGAACTTAAAAAGCTACTTTCTAAAAAAACAAAACTAGTTGCTGTTACACATTGTTCTAATATTTTAGGAACTATAAATCCTATCAAAGAGATTACCCAAATGGTGCATCAAAATGGTTCGCTTGTTTGTGTAGACGGTGTGGCTTATGCACCGCACCGGCAAATTGATGTACAGGATTTAGACATCGATTTCTACACCTTTAGCTGGTATAAAACTTATGGCCCGCATTTAGCGTTGATGTATGGTAAATACGATTTGCTTTTAGAGATGGATGGTATTAACCACTATTTCTTTAAAAAAGACGATATCCCTTATAAATTTCAGCCGGGGAATTTCAATTTTGAGCTCACCTATAGTCTTTTAGGAATTACAGAGTATTTCCATGAATTTTACAAACAACACTTTCCAGAAGATAAAGATTCAGCGGTTTTAATGCTAAAAAAATCTTATGAAGTTATCGCTACGCATGAACAAAAACTGACAAAAAGACTTCTTGATTTTTTAAATGAACATCAAAAAGTAAAAATTATAGGAACTCCTGAAGCAGATGCTTTAAAAAGAGTTCCAACAATTTCATTTATACACGAGGATTTAAAAAGCAATGAAATCGTAGAACAAATTGATGACTATAGAATCGGAATTAGGTTTGGTGATTTCTACGCTAAAAAACTGGTGGAAGATTTTGACTTAACAAAGAACAACGGTGTGGTTCGTATCAGCTTAGTGCATTACAATACGGAGGAAGAAGTAAAACGACTCATCTGGGCGTTGGGTAAAGTGATTTAA
- a CDS encoding S9 family peptidase, translating into MTKFTLRFSNFAILTFIAFSSFLLQAQQSDLSVEKIMQDPKWMGTFPSGIHWGIESENIYFQYNLENDPEDSLYKINISNQSKIIKVSQQEKENMIPRYGDYNDKRTEMLFTENGKLFLYNIRKASKKELIDLGERIIDPQFMADDSKISFILNDNAFIYDLDKGSITKLTNINKGTKREEKEKKLSDKNEWIQDENLELLEVVNQRKEKAEASKVYRKSKARDDSYAFYTGDKQISGISISPNGKYVSFNLIKRERGDNTEVPDYVDQSGYTKELPARSKVGDDKTEVELALYNIEKDTVFMVSTDQLEGIKDLPDYVKDYPDKEWEEKVREVITSPAYFSENGEKAIVSIRSKDNKDRWIAQLHLEDGSLTVLDRQRDEAWIAGPGLGWSFGGGTLGWLPDNKHIYFQSEATGYSHLYVLNVDNGEKKDLTPGDYEVFDPELSNNKKYWYLTTSKEGPDVRHFYKMPVMGGKMEKLTNMTGNNQVYLSPDEKYMAIYYSYSNKPWELYLKKTGKGEAKQLTSGQSEAFSNYDWRIPKLIEFEAKDGAMVPARLYTPSEETKNNAAVVFVHGAGYLQNVHQWWSSYFREYMFHNLLTDLGYTVIDIDYRGSAGYGRDWRTGIYRHMGGKDLSDQVDGAKYLIKNHDINPDKIGIYGGSYGGFITLMAMFTEPDTFTAGAALRSVTDWAHYNHGYTSNILNEPINDPIAYRRSSPIYFAEGLEGDLLIAHGMVDVNVHFQDVVRLSQRLIELGKDNWEMAIYPVEDHGFVEPSSWTDEYSRILKLFNESLLNK; encoded by the coding sequence ATGACAAAATTTACGCTTCGTTTTAGCAATTTCGCAATCCTGACATTTATTGCTTTTAGCAGCTTTTTATTGCAGGCACAGCAAAGTGATCTTTCTGTTGAAAAAATCATGCAGGATCCCAAATGGATGGGAACTTTTCCTTCTGGCATACATTGGGGAATAGAAAGTGAGAATATTTACTTTCAATATAACCTGGAAAATGATCCGGAAGATTCGTTATACAAAATCAACATTTCCAACCAATCAAAAATCATAAAAGTATCTCAGCAAGAAAAAGAAAATATGATTCCGCGATATGGTGATTATAACGACAAAAGAACCGAAATGCTATTTACTGAAAATGGGAAGCTGTTTTTATACAATATCAGGAAAGCATCTAAAAAAGAACTGATCGATCTGGGAGAGCGAATTATAGATCCTCAGTTTATGGCAGATGACTCCAAAATTTCATTCATTTTAAATGATAATGCCTTTATTTATGATCTGGATAAGGGAAGTATTACCAAATTAACCAATATCAATAAAGGAACAAAACGAGAGGAAAAAGAAAAAAAACTTTCAGATAAAAATGAATGGATACAGGATGAAAATCTGGAACTTTTAGAAGTTGTAAATCAACGCAAAGAAAAAGCAGAGGCTTCTAAAGTTTATCGTAAAAGTAAAGCTCGCGATGATTCTTATGCTTTTTATACCGGAGATAAGCAAATTTCAGGCATCAGCATTTCTCCTAATGGAAAATACGTAAGCTTCAATTTAATTAAAAGAGAACGCGGCGATAATACTGAAGTCCCTGATTATGTAGACCAGTCTGGATATACCAAGGAGCTACCTGCACGTTCTAAAGTGGGTGACGATAAAACCGAAGTGGAACTAGCTCTTTATAATATCGAAAAAGATACGGTCTTTATGGTAAGTACAGACCAACTTGAAGGGATTAAAGATTTACCAGATTATGTGAAAGATTATCCAGACAAAGAATGGGAAGAAAAAGTTCGCGAAGTCATTACCTCGCCAGCTTATTTTTCTGAAAATGGTGAGAAAGCCATCGTAAGCATCAGATCTAAAGATAATAAAGATCGTTGGATCGCTCAACTTCATCTTGAAGACGGCAGTCTTACTGTTCTGGATCGGCAACGTGACGAAGCCTGGATCGCAGGACCGGGACTGGGTTGGTCTTTTGGCGGTGGTACGCTTGGATGGTTACCCGATAACAAGCATATTTATTTTCAATCTGAAGCTACAGGATATTCTCATCTCTACGTATTGAATGTAGACAATGGAGAAAAAAAAGATCTCACTCCTGGTGATTATGAAGTTTTTGATCCCGAATTATCGAATAATAAAAAGTACTGGTATTTAACCACTTCAAAGGAAGGGCCTGATGTTCGACATTTTTATAAAATGCCGGTAATGGGAGGTAAAATGGAAAAGCTTACCAATATGACTGGTAACAACCAGGTATATCTTTCTCCAGACGAAAAGTATATGGCGATTTACTATTCGTACAGTAATAAACCATGGGAACTTTATCTTAAAAAAACCGGGAAAGGAGAGGCAAAACAGTTAACCAGCGGCCAATCTGAAGCATTTTCAAATTATGACTGGAGAATACCAAAACTTATAGAGTTTGAGGCTAAAGATGGCGCGATGGTGCCCGCAAGGCTATACACTCCAAGCGAAGAAACTAAAAACAACGCTGCTGTTGTTTTTGTGCATGGCGCAGGTTATTTGCAAAATGTGCATCAGTGGTGGTCTTCTTATTTTAGGGAATATATGTTCCATAATCTATTAACCGATTTAGGATACACCGTTATAGATATTGATTATCGCGGAAGTGCGGGTTACGGCCGCGACTGGAGAACCGGAATTTACCGCCACATGGGTGGCAAAGATTTATCAGACCAGGTTGACGGTGCAAAATACCTAATTAAAAACCATGATATCAATCCTGATAAAATCGGAATTTATGGGGGAAGTTACGGTGGATTTATTACCTTAATGGCTATGTTTACCGAGCCCGATACTTTTACTGCCGGCGCAGCATTAAGATCGGTAACCGACTGGGCACATTATAACCATGGATATACTTCAAATATTCTTAATGAGCCAATAAACGATCCTATCGCCTATCGTAGATCTTCCCCGATTTATTTTGCGGAAGGTTTAGAAGGAGATTTATTGATCGCCCACGGTATGGTAGATGTAAATGTACATTTTCAGGATGTGGTACGGCTTTCCCAACGTTTAATCGAATTAGGAAAAGATAACTGGGAGATGGCTATTTACCCGGTAGAAGATCATGGTTTTGTAGAACCAAGCAGCTGGACCGATGAGTATAGCAGAATACTCAAATTATTTAATGAAAGCCTTCTAAACAAATAG
- a CDS encoding M20/M25/M40 family metallo-hydrolase — MKTKLQLAFVSMVLAATTSFAQQPDPMVQEIVTEATENSQLKKLGHELLDVIGPRLVGSPQMEQAHDWAVKTYADWGIAAENQQWGTWKGWERGITHIDLVAPRLRTLEGRQLAWSPSTSKKGVTAEAIILPEAKDSADFQSKLNQVKGKFVLLSFNEPTGRPDYNWEEWATEQSFEKMKKERSEAENDWRARIKATGYSSRELPEILEKAGAEGIITLNWSSGFGVNKVFSAYTRDIPTVDLSLEDYGLVFRMAENGDKPELHIVATSKDLGEVPTFNTIASIEGSEKPEEYIVLSAHFDSWDGGTGATDNGTGTLVIMEAMRILKKVYPNPKRTIIAGHWGSEEQGLNGSRAFVKDHPEIVENIQAVFNQDNGTGRVVNLSGNGLVDAYDYLGDWLSAVPDSISNQIETNFPGMPGRGGSDYASFLAAGAPAFNLSSLSWSYWNYTWHTNRDTYDKIVWDDVQSNAILAAILAYKASEDADKTSRKQRVLPINQRTGEQSTWPEPRDATRRGGLD; from the coding sequence ATGAAAACCAAATTACAACTAGCTTTTGTATCTATGGTATTGGCCGCGACAACTTCGTTTGCACAACAGCCGGATCCCATGGTACAGGAAATCGTTACAGAGGCTACCGAAAATTCTCAATTAAAAAAATTAGGCCATGAACTTTTAGACGTTATAGGACCAAGACTCGTAGGTTCACCACAAATGGAACAGGCACATGACTGGGCTGTTAAAACCTATGCCGACTGGGGGATCGCTGCTGAAAATCAGCAATGGGGTACCTGGAAAGGTTGGGAACGTGGGATTACCCATATCGATCTTGTAGCACCTCGTTTACGAACTTTAGAGGGAAGACAATTAGCATGGAGCCCATCGACATCGAAAAAAGGAGTTACCGCTGAGGCTATAATTTTACCAGAAGCGAAAGACTCGGCCGATTTTCAATCTAAATTAAACCAGGTAAAAGGAAAGTTTGTATTGTTGTCTTTTAACGAGCCAACCGGCCGTCCTGATTATAACTGGGAAGAATGGGCAACAGAACAGTCATTTGAAAAAATGAAAAAAGAACGATCTGAAGCTGAAAATGACTGGAGAGCGCGTATAAAAGCTACCGGATATTCTTCAAGAGAATTGCCTGAAATTTTAGAGAAAGCAGGAGCAGAGGGTATTATCACTCTAAACTGGTCTAGTGGTTTTGGTGTGAACAAAGTATTTTCTGCTTATACCAGGGACATTCCTACTGTAGATCTATCTTTGGAGGATTATGGTTTGGTGTTCAGAATGGCAGAAAACGGAGACAAACCAGAGCTTCATATCGTAGCTACTTCTAAAGATCTTGGTGAAGTACCAACATTTAATACAATCGCAAGCATTGAAGGTTCAGAAAAACCTGAAGAATATATTGTGCTTTCCGCGCATTTTGATAGTTGGGATGGAGGAACCGGGGCTACCGATAATGGTACAGGTACTCTAGTAATTATGGAAGCAATGCGTATTCTTAAAAAAGTATATCCAAATCCTAAACGTACCATTATTGCCGGTCACTGGGGAAGTGAAGAACAGGGATTGAATGGTTCTCGTGCCTTTGTAAAAGATCACCCTGAAATTGTAGAAAATATCCAGGCCGTTTTCAATCAGGATAATGGTACTGGGCGTGTAGTTAATCTTTCTGGAAATGGATTGGTAGACGCTTACGATTATTTAGGAGACTGGCTATCTGCAGTGCCGGATAGTATTTCTAACCAGATTGAAACCAATTTTCCGGGAATGCCTGGTAGAGGAGGATCAGATTATGCTTCTTTTCTTGCGGCAGGAGCACCGGCTTTTAATTTAAGTTCACTAAGCTGGTCGTATTGGAATTATACCTGGCATACTAACCGTGACACCTATGATAAAATTGTTTGGGACGATGTGCAAAGCAATGCCATCCTTGCTGCCATCTTAGCCTATAAAGCAAGTGAAGACGCTGATAAGACTTCCAGAAAGCAACGTGTTCTTCCTATAAATCAAAGAACAGGTGAGCAATCTACCTGGCCAGAACCCAGAGATGCGACCCGTAGAGGAGGTTTAGATTAA
- a CDS encoding DUF3095 family protein encodes MANNSTRFYENLPALNIPVSTLVGDIGHFHRVPDSWHIVAADIKNSTKAIAKGQHNSVNLIATGAVIAIINIAYKAKINIPFFFGGDGAIALVPQEILHETLNALQKHKKNTLKNFKLELKTGSLPVKTIYQEKIQLKIAKLKVNDDLNIPVVLGDALHYAEDLIKNTLPQQEIIPDHKPLDLEGMECKWDKIKPHKNGQEVVSLIVISKDDTKSSKIFAEVLKAIDDIYGSPSRRKPITARRLKLKANLHKINAEMKAKLGKFNLPYLLKSWMIGQYGKHIWLKKDNSKIYLKKLVALTDTLTIDGRINTVISGTPQQRDALTGYLDNLENSGKIAYGIHVSEESIMSCYVRDINTHEHIHFVDGGNGGYTKAAKSLKRKP; translated from the coding sequence ATGGCTAATAATAGCACCCGTTTTTATGAAAATCTGCCGGCTTTAAATATTCCGGTAAGTACACTTGTGGGAGATATTGGTCATTTTCATCGTGTTCCTGATAGCTGGCATATCGTTGCTGCCGATATTAAAAATTCGACCAAAGCTATTGCCAAAGGTCAGCATAATTCGGTTAACCTGATCGCTACAGGTGCTGTAATTGCCATCATTAATATTGCCTATAAGGCAAAAATTAATATTCCATTCTTTTTTGGCGGCGATGGTGCAATTGCTCTGGTACCCCAGGAAATTCTACACGAAACGCTTAATGCACTTCAGAAACATAAAAAAAATACCCTTAAAAACTTCAAATTAGAACTTAAAACCGGATCGCTTCCGGTAAAAACCATCTATCAGGAAAAGATTCAGCTTAAAATCGCCAAACTTAAGGTGAATGACGATCTAAATATCCCTGTTGTACTGGGGGATGCTTTGCATTATGCAGAAGACCTTATTAAGAATACCTTACCCCAACAGGAAATTATCCCAGATCATAAACCACTTGATCTGGAGGGCATGGAATGTAAATGGGATAAAATAAAGCCCCATAAAAACGGACAGGAAGTAGTTAGCTTAATCGTAATTTCTAAAGACGACACTAAATCCTCTAAAATTTTTGCTGAAGTACTTAAAGCTATCGATGATATTTATGGTTCACCCAGTCGTAGAAAGCCTATAACGGCAAGACGATTAAAACTGAAAGCAAACCTTCATAAAATCAATGCTGAAATGAAGGCTAAATTAGGCAAATTTAACCTTCCCTATCTTTTGAAAAGCTGGATGATTGGACAATATGGAAAACATATTTGGCTAAAAAAAGACAACTCAAAAATTTACCTTAAAAAACTAGTTGCCTTAACCGACACATTAACGATCGATGGCCGAATTAATACGGTCATTTCAGGAACACCTCAGCAAAGAGATGCACTTACCGGCTATTTAGACAATCTGGAAAATTCAGGAAAAATAGCTTATGGGATTCATGTTAGTGAAGAAAGCATTATGTCTTGCTATGTACGGGATATTAACACCCACGAACATATTCACTTTGTAGACGGCGGTAATGGCGGATATACAAAAGCAGCTAAAAGTTTAAAGCGTAAACCCTAA